In Trichlorobacter lovleyi, the DNA window GCCATAATTTCGAACAGCGTATGCGCGGCCTGTTCACCAAACAGCTCGGCAAGCAGTATGGCCAGTGAATACGGTTCCTCACCGGCAGCACAGCCGATACTCCAATAACGCTGCGGCTGGCCTGCGGCGCGCCGTACCAGTGCCGGCAGAACAACCGTTTGCAGTGTCTTGAACAGGCTTGGATTCCGAAAAAACTGGCTGACATGAATCATCAGGAAGGCGGTCAGCCGCTCCCGCTCTGCTGCATCAGCACCGAGCAGCTGCAGATACCGGTCAACATCCCGGCAACCGCTGCGCCTGATCCGCGAGGCAACCCGCCTTTTGATGCAGGACTCCTTATAGGCATCAAGTACCGGCAGACCGTTCTGCTGGACCAACAGGGCAAAGATTGCCGCAAGCTGTTCTCGGTCCAAATCCGGCAGGGGATCTCGTTCTCCAAACAGCTCCACCGGCACTCCATTCATGGCGCAGACAATTAAATTGGTGTAGTGTTCACCAGCAGGTTGTACCATGCAGCATCCTCACTCGCAACCGGACTGAACCTAAAAACGGCAGTTGGCATTGCTCCGAGCAAGCGACTCGCCCATAAATCGTCGTAGCTCTTGGCGAAATGAAGCGTAAAACAGCCGATACTGTCTGAACCCGCAGGGTGAGTTTATCGGCTGTAGCGAAATAAGCCTTAGAGCTACAGATTTCGGGCGCCGGAGCGAAGCCGGGGTAACACCAACTGCCGCATCCAGGCTAAATGGACATGAGCCTCCAACATACCGATACAGCTCATGATGAGCTACATTTGTTGCACCGAGCGCTGAGCGGAAGCAAGGAAGAGCTGTTCAGCCTGATGGAACGTCCCTCACCGGACATCCTGCGGGCAGCCTTGCGCAACCCGGCCCTGGACGAAGGACACCTGCTGGCACTGCTGCGCCACACCGGTCTGCACCCTGACCTGTTTACCCTGCTGCACCAGCAGCATGAGCCCCCGGCCGGGAACTATCAGGTACTTTTGGCACTGGCGCAGCATGCCGATGCGCCAGCCCCTATTGTCAGCGCCCTGCTGCCCAGGCTCTACCTGTTTGACCTGCTTAAACTCTGCTGCCTGCCGGGCGTCCCGCAGGACCAGAAGGTGGCAGCTGAACGGGTGATTATCCAGCGCATCCCGGCACAGCCGCTGGGAAACAAACTCACCCTGGCCCGCAGAGGCACTGCAGCTATTGTTGAGGCACTGCTGAAAGAAGGGCAGCCCCAACTGGTAGCGGCCTGCCTGGACAACCCCCACCTGAAGGAGGGAGCTGTCCATCAGTTTCTTGCCTCTGCCGTCGCCAGTGCCGAGACCATCTCCCAGATCGCCCGCCACAGCCGCTGGCAGCACCGGCCGGAACTGCAGCAGGCCATCCTGAAAAACCCGCGCACACCGGCCATCTGGTTTACCCTGCTGCTGCCCCGGCTCCCCCGCTCCGTGGTGAAAAACCTTGCACTTTCGCCGCGGCTGACACCACAACAACGGCAACTGATTGCCGAAGCACTCGGAGGTAAAAAACGGCCATGACCCTACGGAGCATACCCCTGATACTGTTCTGTCACACCATTACGTTGCTATCGGCCATGGCTGCAGAACTGCCCGGCTTTGCCATTGCCGACAAACCGGTACCGGTGTTTAACACCCCTCAATCAGCCGCACCCCAGGCACCACAGCGAAAAGATCGCTGCGGTCAAGTGCGACAGCTTGAGTTTATCGCCCTGCCCGGCACGGCATTCGAGGTTGTGGCTGTTCCGCCCGGCAGTCCTGCGGTACTGCAGGTGCGCACCAACGACTATCAGGCCCCACCCGGCACCCGCCTGTATGTCGCTGCAGACCTGCTGACACCACAACCGGCTGCACCGCCCGGACGCACACCGCAGCGGCCTGAACCATCCAAGATCATTCAGCAGCTGCGGAGCGCCGTGGGTCTGCCCTATGTCTGGGGGGGGAATTTGCGCAGCGGCGTGACCGTGGCCGGCCAGTTGCGTTTTGCCGGGCTGGACTGCTCCGGCCTGCTATATGAAGCAACTGACGGCTATACGCCCCGCAATACGGAGCAACTGGTGGCATTCGGCAGCCCGGTTGCCATCGAAGGCAAGGACAGCCATGCGCTGCTGCAGTTGCTACGCCCCCTCGACCTGATCGTCTGGAAGGGGCATGTTGTCATTGTGCTGGATCAAAAAACAGTGGTGGAGAGCATCTTGAACTGCGGCGGGGCTCGGGACGGCGTTGTGACAATAGCGCTGGAAAAGCGGTTGGAACAGCTGCTGAAACAGCGCAGGCCGGCCAATAGCTGGCCTGCCGGTGGCGCTAAATCAGCATATTTTGTGGTGCGGAGGTGGATCTGACAGAAACCGGCAGCTGGCGGGGAAGACAGGCCAACGACCTTGCATTGAACCCGCAGCTAGGCGCGTTTTTTCTTTTCAGGGATCGGCAGCTTCAGCCTGCGCAGCACCTGCTCCATATCACTCCAGACATCCCAGTAATGCTGTTTGTTTTCCTTGTTACGCAGCAGAAAAGAGGGGTGAAAGGTCGGCATCACCGGGATGCCGTGCCAGTTATGAAACTGCCCCCGCATCCGGGAGATCGGTTCCTTGCTCTCCAACAGGGTCTGGGTGGCAAAGGTGCCCAGGGCCACAATCACCTCCGGCTTGATGATCTGCAGCTGCTGCACCAGAAACGGTGAACAGGTATTGATCTCGTCCTTATGGGGGTTGCGGTTGGCAGGCGGACGGCACTTCAACACATTACAGATGTAGACCTGGGGGCGTTTTAGCCCCATCGCCTCAATCAGGCGGGTCAGAACCTGACCGGCCTCACCCACGAACGGTTGCCCCTGCCGATCCTCATCTGCACCGGGAGCCTCTCCCACAAACACCAGACGGGCCCTTTCATGGCCTGCACCAAACACCAGATTGGTGCGGGACTGGGCAAGATCGCAGCGCTGGCAGTCTCCAATCATCTGGCGCAGTCCATCCAGGCTCCGGGGCGCGGCAGGCTGCAGCGGTTCCTGCGGCTGTTCAGGCTCCCACGGCCTGCCGCCGGTCTGCTGCAATTCCTCAAGCGGCAGCCCGTCAATACCACTTTCTTCCAGTCCCTGCAGATATTCTCGCACCGAGGCGTACATGCTCTGGGGGTGCAGTCTGTTCATGGCGCAAACCTCATCTTTGCTTTTGGCTCATCCTGCAGTATGCTGAAACCATGCCTGTACTACTCTTGACATCACTCTTGATCCTGCTCTGCCCTGCCACCGGTCTTGCCTGGGGGGGCGGCACCCATCTGCTGATCGGCCTTGATGTACTGGCCAGACTGCAACAGTTACCGCCGCAGCTTGCCACCCTGCTGGGAAACTACGCCAACGACTTCCTCTACGGTTGTCTGGCAGCCGATATCATTGTGGGTAAGAAACATACCCACTACCTGCTGAACTGCCATCGCTGGCGGGTGGGGGCACGGCTGCTGCAGTCTGCCCAGGACGACCCGCAGCGGGCCTGTGCCTATGGCTACCTCTGCCATCTGGCAGCCGATGTGGTGGCCCACAACTACTATGTGCCGTACAAGACCATCCGTTCCTTCTCAACGATTGCCCTGCGGCATACCTACTGGGAACTGCGCTTTGAATCCTTTATCGAGCCGCAGATCTGGGAACGTGCCCAGGAGATCTGCCGCGCCGGCCGCCCCCATGACGACGCCCTGCTGCGCCGGGTCATGGCACCGACCCTGTT includes these proteins:
- a CDS encoding CheR family methyltransferase produces the protein MVQPAGEHYTNLIVCAMNGVPVELFGERDPLPDLDREQLAAIFALLVQQNGLPVLDAYKESCIKRRVASRIRRSGCRDVDRYLQLLGADAAERERLTAFLMIHVSQFFRNPSLFKTLQTVVLPALVRRAAGQPQRYWSIGCAAGEEPYSLAILLAELFGEQAAHTLFEIMATDIDGNSLARARNALYAESALREVSCDRRARFFTETADGLLLCPEVSSMVRFRQMDLHQVACYPQAELVLCRNTLIYFNRPAQEKILHAIADILPQDGILVLGKSESMPTILRGRFATLDPVERIYSRR
- a CDS encoding NlpC/P60 family protein, with product MTLRSIPLILFCHTITLLSAMAAELPGFAIADKPVPVFNTPQSAAPQAPQRKDRCGQVRQLEFIALPGTAFEVVAVPPGSPAVLQVRTNDYQAPPGTRLYVAADLLTPQPAAPPGRTPQRPEPSKIIQQLRSAVGLPYVWGGNLRSGVTVAGQLRFAGLDCSGLLYEATDGYTPRNTEQLVAFGSPVAIEGKDSHALLQLLRPLDLIVWKGHVVIVLDQKTVVESILNCGGARDGVVTIALEKRLEQLLKQRRPANSWPAGGAKSAYFVVRRWI
- a CDS encoding uracil-DNA glycosylase, whose product is MNRLHPQSMYASVREYLQGLEESGIDGLPLEELQQTGGRPWEPEQPQEPLQPAAPRSLDGLRQMIGDCQRCDLAQSRTNLVFGAGHERARLVFVGEAPGADEDRQGQPFVGEAGQVLTRLIEAMGLKRPQVYICNVLKCRPPANRNPHKDEINTCSPFLVQQLQIIKPEVIVALGTFATQTLLESKEPISRMRGQFHNWHGIPVMPTFHPSFLLRNKENKQHYWDVWSDMEQVLRRLKLPIPEKKKRA
- a CDS encoding zinc dependent phospholipase C family protein; the protein is MPVLLLTSLLILLCPATGLAWGGGTHLLIGLDVLARLQQLPPQLATLLGNYANDFLYGCLAADIIVGKKHTHYLLNCHRWRVGARLLQSAQDDPQRACAYGYLCHLAADVVAHNYYVPYKTIRSFSTIALRHTYWELRFESFIEPQIWERAQEICRAGRPHDDALLRRVMAPTLFSFGNNKRIFNSILLLSRLERWQLLIKALSTRSQHSLSPEDRQEYLKCTMEVVMDLLTHGEESFCWLADPTGEAALEVAQEMRRHLRFLYKSGRFTREEGMERVEFIKPTLKRSIHHPELLTILKGACHESSSPFILQ